The Stigmatopora nigra isolate UIUO_SnigA chromosome 23, RoL_Snig_1.1, whole genome shotgun sequence genome includes the window CGAGTATCGGAGAGGTGGGCGCGACGGCGGCCGCGGCGGCGTCGCGCCGACTCACGTAACCACCCGTGTTGCCGTGCCTCTCAGTTCTTCATCGACTGCGCCCGCTTGTCCAGCTTGCCACGGGTGACCTTTGTCCTGGGCGGCACGGAGTTCACGCTAACGGCCGATCAGTACGTCAGGAAGGTGAGGGATGGCCGGCCGGTGTCTCTTCGGGTCGGGCCCCGGAAAATGTGCACTTCTGAACCGTGACGCGCAGGAGATGCTGGGGGGCAGAGAGCTGTGCCTGAGCGGCTTCATGGCGGTGGACATCGTGACGCCTCAGGGCCCGCTGTGGATCCTGGGAGACGTTTTCCTCACAAAGTTCTACAGCATCTTCGATCGAGGAAACGATCGCGTCGGATTGGCTCTCGCTCGCCATCCTTCCGACCCCTGACCGTAGGATCGTTATTAATAAAAGCATTCGCTGTTAAAGCATCTACGTTGTGTCATTTTtgcaacaacataaaaataccTCCTGAAGGGGTCagataaacaaagaaaacaatggGACCTAATCTTTCCTAATTATagtttattttattgaattatagcTGTAACAGCGCACAGCGGAATATAATCCTATAATACTCTTAAAATGCTGCATTCTTGGCGAATTTACAAAACATTtgtttatggtaaaaaaaagtatcaacATTTCTCATTGAATTGCTCGCCCTGTTTCTGTTACAAGATGGCCGCCTTACGAGGACAACTGTTTCGCTCAAATTCACGCTTCCGTGTTACTTCCGGTTACAGTCCAGTTTCGGCGCGTGAATTTCAATTCACCGtaaaaaaaccaacaaacaaTTACGACGTTGACGCTGTACATTTATTTCTGAGTAAGTTAATTATGTCTTTGTTTATACGATAACTGTCACGGCATAAAAATAAACTCTGAACGCTAATATTGCTGTTAAGTGGAGTcggttattaaaaaaagagagaaataggaCTATGCTACCGTTAATAACCCTCTTGCTAGTTAGCTGCCTGAAGTTATGGTACACATAACATTTGTACGTCGTAAACCTTGTACTACAAACGCGCAATGTACAGGAGATGTTCTTCAATGCCActtaaatgtcaatttttgttcaaatgtgtATATAAAATTCGGGTTTATCCTTTTAATTGAATGAACTTGACAAGTCTATTATTTGTGTACGTGTGTTCCGGAGCTTGTACTACAAACGCGCAATGTACAGGAGATGTGCTTCAATATCGCTTAAACGTCAATTTCCGTTCAAATGTGTCTATAAAATTCGGCTTTTAATTGGATGAACTTGACATGTCCGTTATTCGTCTACGTGTGCTCTTGACGAGACCATGCCCATTATGCCAAGTGACCGCGAGTGTACGACGCGATATTAATGTTTTTGAGCGTAGGATGCTGTCCAATGTGGAGATCAAGGCCAGAGTGAGCCAGCCGCTGCAGTTGGCCAAGATGGCGTCCCAACTCAGCCAATCGGAAGGCAGCGTCATCAGGCAGCGGGACACTTTCTTCCACTGCCGCCGCGGACGACTCAAACTGCGAGACTTGACGGTGAGTGAGTGGCTGCGTCGGGCGGACACTCGTCAAGCCGCCTTTCGTCCGTGTCGTCAGGACGGCTCGGGTCAGCTGATCTTCTACGAGCGTCCCGACGAGGACGGACCCAAACTGTCCCGATACTCTGTCGTCCCCACCTCGGACCCGAGCGGCCTCGAGGTACGACCGCCACGTTTTGCCGGGCGCGTTCCTCCGGAGTCTTCACTCTTGTGCGTTCCTACGCCAAAGGCGGTGCTTTCCGCCGCCTTGGGGGTGAAAGGCGAGGTGCGTAAGGAGCGCCGTCTCTTCCTGGTGGGTCAAACGCGGGTGCACCTGGACAGCGTGGAAGGCCTGGGCCACTACATGGAACTCGAGGTGCCTCTCGTCTTTTTCCGCGTTAATGGCGTCTTTCAATTCATCTCTAACGCCACTTTGAAACACCTTTGCAGGTCGTAATGCGTCCACAACAGACACTGGAGGACGGGCAGAAGGTGTGTTTGCTTTTTTccctcttgtgtgtgtgtgtgtgtgtgtgtgaatcccTCCTGTGAATGGTCTCCCAAAATCTCTCTGGATTGATGCTCGCCGGAAGGTGGCTGAGGATTTGATGGACAAGTTGGGCGTGACCAAGGACAGTCTGGTGACGGGCGCCTACGTGGACCTGCTGCCGGAAGGACGCGCTGACACGTAAATGAAGCACACTGAACGTTCACACTCAAAAGCatgtcaaaagaaaataaatgaagcgTGTTAACTCCCAAGCGGCTTTGTCCTTTAAGTCATTGGCGACCAAAGTGTCCTCCAATTGGATGGAATGCCTATGGTCGCCAAACACGATGGCTCCACACCACTTTCTAACGAATTTGAGATCTGTCCTATAAGAAATATCATTTTGATTGCAAATGTTTGATGACTGTGATGGTTGCCATAGCAACTGGTTACTGCCTCTTGAAATTGCTGagtggaaaaaagaagaagcggACTTTCGAGATCgtccaccggagggcgctgTTTCACTGCAGCCGCAAAGCCTCCTGTGATCCAATTTGGAAAACACTGCATATCTTTTTCGATATGAACACTGTTTTGCAAGTGAGTCACTTGATTTGAGTTCATGTTAACTGATATTGCAAAAGTTTATTgacagtttttatttatttttttcccaatcgtcctttttattttgatagaaaCCTGAACCTGGACTGAAAGCCTACATTTGGCCACGGAGCAGCTTAAGTGCGGCGCCGGACTTTTTGAATGGTCCGGCCGTCTCATTTCCCACCATGCACCGGGTGGGCCGCGATTGCCGGAGCAAACTTCCCTCCTCCCTCGCCGCTCTGGCGCACGGTCGCCATGGCGACGGGGCCGCTCCTCCGCACCCACGCCGATCACCCCGATTCTCTCGCCGTGGATGTCGGCGAACGGGCGGGCGAGCGAGGAGGTGTGTTTTGAATCCCACGCGTTGGAGTGGGAGATAACGTGCGCATGCTCACGTGCAggcgagcgggcgggcgggcgggcgtgcgagcgagcgagcgtgcGTGGGCCGGAGCCGTCAGCCTTCTGCTGGTCCTGCTTCTTCCTGGCTTGGTCTCCCGCTCTCCGCCAACTCctccttcctctttttttccctcttccatCATTCATCTTCCTTTTCTTCTCCCCATCAGCCATCGGGAGGATGGAGAAGAAGTCGCCGCTCCGCCGGGTGAGTCCCCGCACACGCCGGCCGGTCTCCTTCCACTTTTTTGTCGGAGGTCGCTGCCCCTTTTGGGCTGGCTTGTAGTCACCTGTCACGGCGCCGAGGTGGGGACGCGCCCTGCCGTCGCGGTACTCGAGCCGACCACTTTGTGTGAGTGACGGGAACGCAAGGTAAGACGAGCGGGGGGGGGGTTCACGCCGAGGGGGCCggttgaagttttttttttcttttccgtcccccccccccctgaactTTTCGGTTGGAATGTCCTTTTCCCTCAAAGCCGCTCGTCGGGAGGCACCCATTCTAATCGTGGGGCCTTGTGGACAAGCTCCTAGGGTTAGCCCAGAGGTATCCAAAGTGGTCCcggagggccgctgtgggtgggtgggtgcagCTTTTGCTTCCAACCCATCCAACTCAAATAGTGCAAGCCATATGCAGAAAAacgaagcacctgactgcacttGTAGGAtgccagattggtggaaaggttccCTCTTGCAGGTTGGAaggaaaacccgcacccactgcgggCGGGCCTTCCTGGAAGAGTTTGGGGTCCAGTGTGTGAGCCCCTACCCCCTCACTGCCCCCCTGCTCTGACGTGATCATGTTTCTTGACCCCGGCATCTTGTGGCCTTGATATTGGCTGGCCTCCTGGATCCCTCCTGGATCCTTCCTGGATCCCTCCTGGATCCCTCCTGGATCCCTCCTGGATCCCTCCTGTTCATTCTGGTTCTTTGTAGCACAAAGTCTGGTCACCTTCTGGCCGCCCTGACACCCGGTCACTGACGTATTCGTGTCCACAACTTACGGCCGTCTCCCTTTCCCCGTAGGCTGGTCCCGGTCCCGGTGTTTTTTGATCCTCTTGGCTTTCTCCTCGCTGGCTGGTCTCCACCTccactttttctcttttttatttgCCCTCTTTTTCTGTTCCCCGGCATGCGTTCCCCACCTCGCTGGCGCCGGCGCCGAGTTACGTAAGTGCCAGTGTGTAGGCCGTGGCAGATCTGAGAGGATCCGCTCATGCTAGGAGGGGAagagaaggaaaataaaaaaaagaccactCTGAGCAGGAAGTGCTTCTCTTTGGCACATCACATGGTTGTCTTGGTAACCGGCGAGTCTTCAGAGACAAGTCGGCGTCTCTCGTCCACCGGGCGAGATTTtctttttgggagggggggggccaAACGCAGAAGAACTACAATCCGTGGCGCTTGAGCCGCGAGCAATGTGAGAAACTTGACAAGATAACGCAAGAGAACCGTGGTGGGCTCCTGCCACTGGTTGCCATGGTAATGGGCAAAGGGAGCGCAGTCACCAAAGCAGGGGTTGTGACCGACGGCGAGCAGATCCGATGTGGATGGCTTCTGCCTCTTCCAAGTTTACCGGCGCTTCAACTTTCCCCACGGCGCTGAATTTCTCCATCGGGCCACTCCTGGTGGATGGAATGTAAACCCCCAAaggccccccaccaccaccaccaccactcccCCTAGCAGATGGCATCCGCTCCCAGATGTGGATGTGTTGAAAATGTCATCCCGGCTGATGGAATTGCATGCGACGGAGTGTGTGAAGTTTGCTTATCAGAGAGGTCCAGCTTTTCAccttttccttccttccttcctggcATCCGTTCCTTCGCCCACGCCGACAGGAAACGGGAAGCGTGAGTCACGGGAAGTGGCGCAATCTTTTTTCGGAGAGGGCTCGGAGGACCTTCTCCTGGCTCTTTTTTACTTTGCCGTCGGTGTGACAAAGTCTAACGTTAAGAGGAGTCCTCGTCGGTGGCCTTTGCGCTCCTCCATTTGTACGTGTCTCCAAATGGCTTCCAAAGCCAACGGCGGTGGTATTTGGTTGTCCACCCCCAGCTGATGCTTTTCTTTTCTCCTCTGTCGTCCCCTCCCTTCCCCTGGTCCACATcctggacccccccccccccccacccctcaccCCCGTTTCCCTCTCGCCCTTGGCAGGATGGGCCGAGGGGCTCCGAGCACAGCGCCTGAAGATCCACCCGTGGCGGCCAGCGTCCGGCCGAGGCGTCCCGACCGGAACGCGCCGAGCCGACCCCTCCTCGCGGACCGGATCGGACCATCGGGAGCCTGAAGCGGGTTCGGCGGGATCAGATCGCGCTCCGGAAAAGTTGGGACGGGACCGGCGCCAGCAGGTAGGAGGGCCGCCCACTCCGATTCGACAAAACGGAACAATCGATGGACCTCGACGCCAAATTGAGAGCGCCAAGCGAGAAAAGCGCCTTTTCATTTTTGCGCGAGTAGTGAGTTCGGCAACGTTTTTGTCTTTGCGTCACGGGGCCCAAATTTGAGGGGGGTCAGCTAGTGACTGAAAGAACTAACGTCGGTGGCTTGACCCCGTGGAAGACAATGCGGGAAAGCTGGCCGGGCCCACGGGCTGCTCATGACTTATTCAACGTATGAGTGGAGCGCCGTGGCCGGCCCAAAATAAACCACTCAAAGTACCTCGATGACAGAGGGGGGCGTCTTTCACTCAGACCCTTTCCGCTCTCACGACAGTCTTGTTTGCCATCTAATCAATCCGATGAGCGCCTCAACCTTAAAATCCTCAGTTTCTTCTCCCCAATGTAAGAAGTCGTCatccaggggggggggggggacaaaaggCTCATTGTGAATGCGGAATTTTAAAGTTGATTCTGGCGatatggcttttttctccaaattactCCCCGTAAAGTACAAGCGTATTATTCTGGAAACGTGTTGCCGTTTGTGACACTTGATTTGATACGGCCATTTCCGACTGCCGGGGGCCCCACTTTAAGAGCCAGTGGGCCCTCCGGCTCACGTCGCCCCAAACCGGGCGCCGGGCCAAATCTTTTGGCAAAGGCGGCGCCCGGCATTAGCCGACGTCCCGGATGCGTCGGAGCGGGACGGAAAAAGAGCGAGCGTCAGCGGGTAGGATGTCGTTTAAACACGGCAAACTGTGAAAATTTGTTCAGCTGCGTCGCCATAGCAACAGTGAGCATGTAGAACGCACGCACGCAGAGAGTGACACAGTGAGGTTAGCGCCGGATTCCCTGCTATCCCAGTTGCCGTGGCAACACGGCACCGCCGACTCGCCGGGAATCGAGCGCACGTCTCATTTGGGGCGCTGACGGGAGGAGAAGCCACTTTTGCCCCCCGGGGACACAATTGGACGAGTCCCCGGGGCCGGCCGGGAAAAGTTGTTTTGGGACTTTGAAGAATGGAAGCCGCAATTAGCGTTGCCGTCGACGACAAAGTTCAAATGTGAAAAACACAAGGAAGCATTTGGGATCAGACAGGAAAATGTCTCATCTCTCAGCAAGCTGTGACAAGGCTAGCGCATGTTATGATTTTCAATTGTGATATTTTGTTGAAGGTTAGGGGTTTGTGGTTTGGAGAGCCATCACGTTGACCGGTTTCCACTTTCACACTTTTTGTCCGCCAGCCACATGCCTGCCAGTCCGGCCGCTGACACCAAACATGATCGCCCACGCCAACAGGCGGTTACTAACGGCAACCCGCCAGGCTCTACCGTCGCCCgggacgacgacggcggcggcggcggcattgGCGGCTTTGGCGGAATGGGCGTGGAGGACACGCCCTCCGGAAACAACGTGGTGGTCCGCGTGGGCATCCCGGACCTGCAGCAGACGGTAACGCGCACGGTAGTTCGCTGGctggctcgctcgctcgctcgcccgtCCGCTGGGTTGGGTCGGCCCCGCCCGGATGCGGCGAGAGGGTGCGGTGGAAAAGGCGAGAGGCGGGTGAAAGTTTTTTTGCGTCAAACGTGTCCGTGTGTGCGTCTGTGGCTCTCTCAGAAGTGTTTGCGGCTGGACCCCGACTTGCCCGTTTGGAGCAGTAAGCAGAGGGTTCTGGTCACCTTGACTCAGTCTCTGTCGGATGTTTTGAACTATGGTCTCTTCCAGCCGGCGTTCAACGGCCGAGCTGGCAAGTTTCTGGACGAGGAGCGACTTTTCAAAGAGTACCCTCTCCCCCCCATCACGCCCATTCCCTACCTTGAGGTGGGTGGGCTTGAGGAGACACGCTGCACTGTGTTTGGAATCGTCGGTCTGCCGTGAGGGTTAGGCCCCCAACTATAAAAGAGTCAACACCCGGCCAGGCGTCCGTCTTCCAATTGGGCGAAGGGGAAGCACCCGACGATTACAAACACAGTCCCCCCCACCCGCCCCCACATGTTGTTTTCCGGATGGACACGCTGACCTCACGCCCCTTTTTCCAGTTTCGTTACAAACGCAGAATTTACACACAAAGTTACATAGACGACAAGCAGCTGGCCAAGCTTCACACCAAAGTAGGCAAAGAATTTTCCCgggccaccgccaccgccaatGACGCCACGTGCCAAactgtctgtctgtccctccctccctccctccctccgtccgtgtgtgtgtctgtctttctcAGGCCAATCTCAAGCGCTTCATGGAACACGTCCACCAGAAGAATGTGGAGAAGGTTTCCAAATGGCTGGAGAAAGGCCTGGATCCCAACTTCCACGACTCGGACAGCGGAGGTGCGTGGCCGTTGTGCCCTTGGCTGGGT containing:
- the LOC144181165 gene encoding uncharacterized protein LOC144181165, which codes for MLSNVEIKARVSQPLQLAKMASQLSQSEGSVIRQRDTFFHCRRGRLKLRDLTDGSGQLIFYERPDEDGPKLSRYSVVPTSDPSGLEAVLSAALGVKGEVRKERRLFLVGQTRVHLDSVEGLGHYMELEVVMRPQQTLEDGQKVAEDLMDKLGVTKDSLVTGAYVDLLPEGRADT